The following coding sequences lie in one Arabidopsis thaliana chromosome 3, partial sequence genomic window:
- a CDS encoding F-box/associated interaction domain protein, whose translation MIPPGVSFGYSELSVSLKGNTYWLAIVVTETPRTISLLKFDFSIEKSVLVPLPYHSLQSRRFEASSLSVVREEKLSVLLQRDISSKTEIWVTSKIDDTTKVVSWSKILALDLSPHLQIWNDASFLIGEEKKVIMCERLVDVHTSKVMVYIVGENNVVTQVEFGVVEMDGCWAVIFNYVPSLIQIEQAGGNRNIGK comes from the coding sequence ATGATCCCTCCAGGCGTGAGCTTTGGATACTCTGAACTCAGTGTGTCTTTGAAGGGAAATACTTACTGGTTGGCTATAGTTGTAACAGAAACGCCCCGCACCATATCATTGCtcaagtttgatttttcaataGAGAAATCTGTACTTGTGCCTCTTCCCTATCATAGTCTTCAGAGTCGTCGTTTTGAAGCTAGTAGCCTTTCCGttgttagagaagagaaactttcTGTGTTATTACAGCGAGATATAAGTTCCAAGACTGAGATATGGGTGACAAGTAAGATTGATGACACCACCAAAGTGGTGTCTTGGAGCAAGATCTTAGCATTGGATTTGAGCCCTCATCTTCAGATTTGGAATGATGCAAGTTTCTTGATAGGcgaagagaagaaagtcatcATGTGTGAGAGATTGGTTGATGTGCACACGTCCAAAGTCATGGTCTACATTGTTGGGGAGAACAATGTTGTCACACAAGTGGAATTTGGGGTTGTTGAAATGGATGGATGTTGGGCAGTTATCTTTaattatgttccaagtttgaTTCAAATCGAGCAAGCTGGAGGCAATAGGAACATAGGTAAATAA